The following proteins come from a genomic window of Alosa alosa isolate M-15738 ecotype Scorff River chromosome 2, AALO_Geno_1.1, whole genome shotgun sequence:
- the LOC125291442 gene encoding mediator of RNA polymerase II transcription subunit 31-like has translation METEEQARNRFQAELEFVQCLANPNYLNFLAQRGYFRDKPFVNYLKYLLYWKEPEYAKFLKYPHCLPMLELLQYEHFRKELVNAQCAKFIDEQQLLHWQHYARKRTRLQQALVEQQQQQALQQQLPHSNAVAK, from the exons ATGGAAACGG AGGAACAAGCGAGGAACCGTTTCCAAGCGGAGTTGGAATTCGTACAGTGTTTGGCAAATCCAAATTACCtcaatt TTCTCGCTCAGAGAGGTTACTTCCGAGACAAGCCCTTTGTGAACTACTTGAAGTACTTGCTTTACTGGAAGGAACCTGAATATGCCAAATTTCTAAA ATACCCCCACTGCCTGCCCATGCTCGAGCTCCTGCAGTATGAGCACTTCCGCAAGGAGCTGGTCAATGCCCAGTGTGCCAAGTTCATCGATGAGCAGCAGCTCCTGCACTGGCAGCACTATGCCCGCAAGCGCACGCGGCTGCAACAGGCCCTGGtggagcagcagcaacagcaagccctgcagcagcagctcccCCACAGCAACGCCGTGGCCAAGTGA